The Coregonus clupeaformis isolate EN_2021a chromosome 20, ASM2061545v1, whole genome shotgun sequence genome contains a region encoding:
- the acer1 gene encoding alkaline ceramidase 1 isoform X2, with translation MTGLFAYESSDLDWCEDNYRHSEHIVEYFNTMSSLFFFVISPIMLYLLHPYARERNLAVHLVWIMMIFVGLFSAYFHMTLSFMGQMLDELSILWVLGLCYGLWFPRRLYPSFIKDRTTFSRLVMMITVVTTLCSFVKPTANAYLLNCFALHIIYSLGLEMRICTDQKVLRLCWAAVGLWVLAISCWISDRFGCSFWQKLNFCYLHGIWHILIVMAVAYASTLIAYLDAIYEIPYSLPGLQYWPSDNWVLGLPYIVLKGTTKTQKIF, from the exons ATGACAGGCCTGTTCGCCTATGAAAGCTCCGATTTGGACTGGTGTGAGGATAACTACAGGCACTCTGAACACATAGTGGAGTACTTCAACACT ATGAGCAGCCTGTTCTTCTTCGTGATCTCCCCCATCATGCTGTACCTGCTACACCCCTATGCCAGGGAGAGGAACCTGGCTGTACACCTGGTCTGGATCATGATGATCTTTGTGG GTCTCTTCTCTGCCTACTTCCACATGACCCTGAGCTTCATGGGCCAGATGCTGGATGAGCTGTCCATCCTGTGGGTCCTGGGGCTCTGCTATGGCCTCTGGTTCCCACGCAGGCTCTACCCCTCCTTCATCAAGGACAG GACGACTTTCTCCCGGCTAGTCATGATGATCACTGTTGTCACCACCCTATGCTCCTTTGTCAAACCCACTGCCAACGCCTACCTCCTCAACTGCTTTGCCCTCCACATCATCTACTCATTGGGTCTGGAGATGAGGAT CTGTACTGACCAGAAGGTGCTGCGGTTATGCTGGGCTGCTGTTGGCCTGTGGGTGCTGGCCATCTCCTGCTGGATCAGTGATCGTTTCGGATGCAGCTTCTGGCAAAAGCTCAATTTCTGCTACCTGCATGGCATCTG GCACATTCTGATTGTGATGGCTGTAGCCTATGCAAGCACCCTAATAGCCTACTTGGATGCCATCTATGAGATACCCTACTCCTTGCCAGGCCTTCAGTACTGGCCCAGTGACAACTGGGTCCTGGGCTTGCCTTACATCGTCCTGAAAGGAACCACCAAAACTCAGAAAATATTCTAG
- the acer1 gene encoding alkaline ceramidase 1 isoform X1, protein MGGFYSSEKMTGLFAYESSDLDWCEDNYRHSEHIVEYFNTMSSLFFFVISPIMLYLLHPYARERNLAVHLVWIMMIFVGLFSAYFHMTLSFMGQMLDELSILWVLGLCYGLWFPRRLYPSFIKDRTTFSRLVMMITVVTTLCSFVKPTANAYLLNCFALHIIYSLGLEMRICTDQKVLRLCWAAVGLWVLAISCWISDRFGCSFWQKLNFCYLHGIWHILIVMAVAYASTLIAYLDAIYEIPYSLPGLQYWPSDNWVLGLPYIVLKGTTKTQKIF, encoded by the exons ATGGGAG GGTTCTATTCTAGTGAGAAGATGACAGGCCTGTTCGCCTATGAAAGCTCCGATTTGGACTGGTGTGAGGATAACTACAGGCACTCTGAACACATAGTGGAGTACTTCAACACT ATGAGCAGCCTGTTCTTCTTCGTGATCTCCCCCATCATGCTGTACCTGCTACACCCCTATGCCAGGGAGAGGAACCTGGCTGTACACCTGGTCTGGATCATGATGATCTTTGTGG GTCTCTTCTCTGCCTACTTCCACATGACCCTGAGCTTCATGGGCCAGATGCTGGATGAGCTGTCCATCCTGTGGGTCCTGGGGCTCTGCTATGGCCTCTGGTTCCCACGCAGGCTCTACCCCTCCTTCATCAAGGACAG GACGACTTTCTCCCGGCTAGTCATGATGATCACTGTTGTCACCACCCTATGCTCCTTTGTCAAACCCACTGCCAACGCCTACCTCCTCAACTGCTTTGCCCTCCACATCATCTACTCATTGGGTCTGGAGATGAGGAT CTGTACTGACCAGAAGGTGCTGCGGTTATGCTGGGCTGCTGTTGGCCTGTGGGTGCTGGCCATCTCCTGCTGGATCAGTGATCGTTTCGGATGCAGCTTCTGGCAAAAGCTCAATTTCTGCTACCTGCATGGCATCTG GCACATTCTGATTGTGATGGCTGTAGCCTATGCAAGCACCCTAATAGCCTACTTGGATGCCATCTATGAGATACCCTACTCCTTGCCAGGCCTTCAGTACTGGCCCAGTGACAACTGGGTCCTGGGCTTGCCTTACATCGTCCTGAAAGGAACCACCAAAACTCAGAAAATATTCTAG